The nucleotide sequence CCGGTTGCTGGTAAGATACATCAAAAGCCATTGTCACCAATCAGATGATATGGCTGTAACTCTTTTACTGTCACCAAGCAGATGATATATGGCTGTAACTCTTTTACTGTGAGATTGTCTCAGGATCCTGATCCAAGCAGAAGACCAGGTGCTAGCTCAGAAGGTTATACTGCTCTCAAGGAACATCCTTTCTTTACTGGAGTTGACTGGAAGAATCTTCGGTCTCAGACTCCTCCAAAACTAGCTCCAGATCCTGCGGTATACCTCCTTCTCCTAATTGTAATGCCTTTTCTATTACCTTCTTGTTAGTTTATTTATTCAGTGTATGTTATATCTGATGCAGTCTCAAACAGCATCTCCCGAGAGGGATGACGCACATGGTTCTCCGTGGAACCTGGCACATATTGGAGATTCTTCAGCCACACAGAACGACGGACACGGTGCACCTTCTACAGCTCCTGAATCATCGGGTTCCATAACACGGCTTGCTTCTATAGACTCTTTTGATTCGAGATGGTGACGGCAATCAGGCTTTcttgttcctctgttttctGGGCAACATCCCCAGTTTAGTGCTCCTGAAACTAATCTGCTTAACATTTTTCTTTGGTGAACATTTGGTTAACAGGCAACAGTTTCTAGACCCGGGAGAATCGGTTCTGATGATATCAGCCGTGAAGAAGCTTCAGAAAATAACGAGTAAGAAGGTGCAGCTAATACTCACCAACAAACCCAAGCTGATCTATGTCGACCCGTCAAAGCTAGTTGTAAAAGGGAACATCATCTGGTCTGATAACTCAAATGACCTCAACGTTCAAGTGACTAGCCCTTCCCATTTCAAGATTTGCACGGTACTCATCATTTCCCCCTAATTTTCTCACCACCAAAAGACATGAAACTTCTTTAATTGTGACTCTTCTTGAATTCTGCAGCCAAAGAAGGTTTTATCATTTGAAGACGCAAAACAGAGAGCTTTGGTGTGGAAAAAGGCAATTGAGACTCTTCAGAACCGCTGAGACAAATTCCCTCTGAAGAATGTTTCTGTTAATTCTCTGTTTGTGTTTCGTTTTCGTTATTTAAACTGACCAAACTCCATACTTCAGATGTTTAAGGACCACTTCCACATTCCACAACTTAGTAGACACAAAAAGAGAGCTTTGAATTGAAAAGCTGTTTTTTGAATCCATTATAAAGATCAAACGAATGTATCTTAAAGATAAAGTTACATGTGATATTGATTTCAAGAATGAGTACTCCTTTgtcaaaaaaactcaaaacaatggTTACAGTGTTGGAAAGTTGCagattacaaacaaaacaagtatgcaagaacaaaaaaaggaaaaaaaaactctttggGATTTTGCTAGGCAGTGCTCTCTTTGACAGCAAGAGGTTCATACCATTGAGGACCAAAGCCAGCAGCTTTTCTTGCTTCAGCATTAAAAGGCGGTTTCAACGGCCCTCTGAAATGCTCCCTTACTACCGAATGAAACTTCTCGATTACCTCTTCATTGCTTTCATCTGATTCTTTGCTACTGATGGTACATTCTGGATTCTTGGACCGTTCACATAGATACTTAAACCATTTAACCCCAGCTGCACAGTGAGTAATTTCTTCAGGGTACACAACTTTCTCAAGTAAATCAGCAGTCTCGTGATCACCTCCATTCCTAAACCGAGATATCGTAGTAGGCAGTACATCAAGCCCTCTAGCCTGCAAAAACATAGTAATATCAGACTTCGAGACTCAAAAACGAACTAAAAGAAGTTGAAATGTGGTTTTCTCACCTCGTGAACACAATGCTCTATAGCCAAACGAGCCAAAAGATCCTGAGATGTAGCAGTAGCAGAGTCCCAAAGACCATCATGAGCAGGCAATGCACCGTAACTAGAACCAATTTCCTCAAGCCGAGCTGCAAGCAAAGTGAAGTGACGACCTTCATCTTGAGCAACGAGAACAAAATCTGTAAAGAAGTCTCTAGGCATCTTCTCTTGCTTACCAAAACGAGCTATTATATCCTGATTATAACATTCcacagaatcatcatcatcaaagtcaaaacctttaaagatacaaaacagagttacaaaaaatcaaaaggtccttttttttttttacccaagATAAGTCAATAGCCCAGCTTTCAGTATGAACGAGACTATGAACAATGGCTTGCCTGCTCTGTAAGCTACCAGCTCTTCCCAGCTTTGGCATCAAACTTGGAGAGACCAGTTTCATCGGAACTCGAGCCGGCCTGTCCGGGACAGAGAGATCGACGGTGGGATCGTAGGTTTCGGCTATTTCACCTTGGAGCCATTTGACGGCAATCGAATCTCCAAGTTTGGCTTTTTCGTACGGGTCTGATGTGTTTAGAACCCTTATCGCCGATTCAACTAGGGTTTCGCTCTCCATCTCTCTCGGCTTTTTTCCCGGCGGCGAGATGTGtagaagtaaaaataaaaatatttcaacgaCCCAGAAGCGGTAGATAACACGCGCGACACATAGCGCGTTGTtaagtctcctcataatctaccaattaattaattaatgagacttctaatatttcctttttaatcctttcagaaaatatatactaacaaTTAGGAGCAAAGTGTAACATGCATGCATTAGTGTGTAAATGTAACATTTTATTAGTTTCTtgaactttaaaatatattttgaaacttttgtgTCTTATCTCTTAAGTATAacattaagtatatatatatgtagtgaCATAAGATAGTAAAATGTATTAAGAGCAAATTAACACAAACTGTGTTCTAACTATGTTCCCTTAATCTTGTAGTGGAATAGGTAGGAGGACCACagggttttctatttttatgaaAAGGCTCCACAGTCTAACAAGAAAACTGATTTTGCATTCAAAGGTAATGTCAGAGTGTTTGATACATCAATGATcaatatatgtgtgtgttgtgtaaaatgtaaatatatagtaGAAGACAATGTAATAATTCAATTACAATCTGTGAACACACATGAGATTTATTGCTGTTCTTACTCATAAGTGGGTAAGCCACAATAATACAAATCTGACAGAGTAAATGCAGCCAACTTACTTGAGTACACAATCTCTTTGTTACTACTGTTCGAAAAATATCGACTTCTATACCAATTGGTCGTTACTTGTCAAATCTacaatcaatttttatataaaagtagcGTCAATTAAACATGcttatatttatttcaaattttaaattgataacaaaaagtATCAGTCGTCGTCGACTATATCAACTTGTCAACATATTCCAAATAATCCAAACTTCGAAATAACGCCtaataaaagaaacatttcTTAAAAACCAATTGATtgcttaatttatatttaaaaaataaaatgttactcTCTCTGCTTACTTGTGATCAATCAACACGAATGAAGCTCATAGTATCGTCGTTGATCCAATCATACTTCTCAACGAAAGGATTAGGGATTCTCGATAGCTCTGGATATCGATCGACCGAATCTTCCCAAACATTCTTATCACCAAGATCCTTAAGAACCTCCCAAACACAGTTATTAGACTCGAATCCAGCTCCCATACTCATCATTAGTATCTTATGACCTTTCTTTAATCTATTCTTAGCTTCCATGTAACCAAGAACATACCATAAACCACCTGAAGACGTGTTCCCGAACCTATGAAGCGCCATTCTCGCTGGCTCGATGTCGAACTCTGTGAGCCCTAAGCTTTTTCCGACTCCTTCTATAATCGCTCTTCCTCCGGGGTGAATACAGAAATGTTGCAACCCTGTTTTTAGGTTTAGACCTATCCCCGAGCTCCCGGGTTCTCTTTTCCTGGTGATTCTTCTTTTAACCGCACGGACTATCGCGTAGCGGATCAGTTCCTTGATGGGCAAGACTCTAGGGAGGAGAACTTGGAGGTTCTTGGTTAGGGCTCGACCGGCTGCTTTTTTTAGGTGTTTGGTTAAGAGAAAGCCTGGATGACCATCTCCGTCCTCCATTTGTATGCAGCACGAGTAGGCCTCGTCGTCTGCCCCCACATGGGCACGGACCACTGTCACAAGCTTCATCAAAGCCCGGTTCTTAAACCTAGCTGCGTTGGTTAACAGAACAGAGCTTCCTCCGGCACGGAAGAGACAGTTTGAGAGCATCATGGATCTATCTCTACCGCAGTACCAGTGAGGACCCATTGTCTCGGTGCTGACCACGAGTGCGATAGCGTTTTCGCGAGTTTCGAAGATCCTTTGCACGATATCTATGGATATAACGCTCGCGCTACACCCTAGTCCCGAGAGGTTGAAGGATCTGATGTCTTCCCTCATCTTGTATCTGTTGATGACTCGTGAGGTTAGAGAAGGAGATGGAGCGAAGAGTGAGACGTTGACGACGAGGATGTCGATATCGGAAGGAGAGACTAAGCCTTTAGTCTTCTGAAAAAGCTTGTCGAGAGTGTCGAACATGATCTCGTCCATTTCGGAGTGAGCGTCGCGGAGAGTAGGAGAGTCTTCTCTGCCTTCAAGAACGTTTCTTGGGCCGTACGTTTCTTCTCCAATCCCGGAACTAGCCATTGTACGGAGGAGAAACCTGTACTCTTCAAGACCCAAGTTCTTGTTTCGTTGAACGACCTTAGCACAAGTCTCGGTGTCGAGTTTTCTCTCGTCCATGCCCTTGTAACACTCGTAGTGAAGCATGAAGcagtttctttggtttcttcttttgtaaacaaaCTTGAAGATGTAGAAAACGAAGAGAGTGGAGAGTAGGAACAGAGAAGGGAGTGAGAAGAGCTCCatggaagaaacaaagaaagaaactgagaaagcaagtgagagagaaagagtgtgtgtgtgaaagTGTTGTGTTTTCCAATTGTGTCGAAGTTGGAGGAAATGTACGGATTTTATAGAGTTAGTGATATGTTCAGATTTTgtctacttttcttttttacatccGTTGTAAATTGCTTTTGTCATTCACCTATTAACTCCACTACCaactactttttatttatttgaaaattagtttttagtttacgtaaaaaaaaaaaatcaaaataacgtCTGTGACATACGTTTTGGTAcgatcatttcttttttttgctatatatgattttaaatgaatttgaagTTTTAACATTGTAGGATCTTTGGTGCTAGGTATACTGCAAAGATCAACTCCTTAAAATTGGTGTGGTATGGTCAGGACTCAGGAGCGGATGAGActcttaaatttttgtttttttagggtGTGTTTAGTGCGAGAGCTACACATTTGGATACACCACCTTTTTATGGTAATATTGCCAAATGCGTTTGGAAAATGATAACACAATATAAGTCAATAAATCCACaacgaaagaaaacaaaaacatctcaaaattaattaatgtcaCCAACCAAACCCAATAATTTATTAAGTTATGATGACTTATTGACTTGATACCTCTCATGACAACGTTGGTTTTTGTGAGTCTTAAAATTCGATACACATTTGATAGTCTTAGAGAGATTTGTAACAATTTAAAACTCTATGATTAAATGTCTCTTTGTGGTTAATGGATATTAACAAGTAGGTGGTAGGGAGTGGAGCATCCATTGTCAGTCAGTCCCATACGACAAGTCTGTTCATTACCATTTTACATATCCGATTATATATTGACCGTATCTTATATGTTTCTCCATATATATTGCAACCTTAACGTATTTAAGTTGTTCTCAACATTGATACTACTGTATACAAAATACAGTATGTACCCTACCACCTCATATCCAATCCATTAAAAATTCGGTATATCCAATCCACCAATTTACTTCGATTGGTTGTGATGATGTATAGTAACAAACGAGTAAATGTCTCATGACCCttttctagatttgtttttttttccctcaattCCAGCCTGTGAAGAATTTACTACGGCGTTTCTCGTCCTTATATCATAACGTGGAGATGTAaaaatttgttgacaaaaaattgtgaaaacGTGGTACTGAAATTTGTCGAACTAATCAATGCTTGTCTAGtggtttcaaaagttttattatGGGATTGGGAGATTAGGGTTCgtattcttttatattatgGTCACTATGAACGACGTTTTAACTAACGACACCATTATTATCTGGTTTTCACATCTTTCGGAGATTTAGTCTAGGAAAACTTTACgacaccccaaaaaaaaaagtatttcctCTGTCTCatgaagattgatgttttgagattttcacacatattaataagaaaatttttagtttttatttgttaattaatttataattactttttggtagagagagaaaatataaaccaataacaattcaaaaattttaatattttaaatgattacttcttgaagtttgcaaaacatcaatctttgtgggacaaaaatatatcccaaaatatcaatctttgtgagagagagggagtatttattttttcacttttctaaACAGAATAACAGTATAACACCAGTCCAtttgcaataaaaaaataaattcagcAATAAAAGCAGTGGTCAAGTAGTCAGTACGTACAACTGAAACAGATAAGATAATAATAGTCTTGATTGGTTGTGAATTCAGACTTTTGTTTCATCACCTTAATTTTGTCTTCAAATTCACTTTATTACTGCAGATTTATCATTTCATTACAAAGTTGTgacaaaaatttgtaaaagtcTGGGGGAGTGGTAAAAAACCACAAATCCAAAAAAGTCTGGAGGTGGTGGTGACTCAGTTTTGTTTGAATTCACTATATCTAATCATTCTTGGTTTCCTTTTATAAGAGCTAAACCCAATTGTAACCGCAATATAAACCAGTTTTAAACTGATTTGATCTTTAACCAGCCGTAAATCCTATTAAACCGTTGTACCACTCAGAACCAGTCCCGCTTTTTAAACTTGACTTGTTTATCGTGTGATCGGTAAATCAATCAATGGCGGTTAAGGGCATCTCCATTGGGAGACTACTATTTTGagactcttatttttttttaatattagaaagtgtacttttacaaaataagaggttttggtttgttaattaaaattatacttcTCCAATGGTGAGCTCTAATAATTGaggttcttatttttgaaaaaaaaatatttggtacaaaaaaaaatagagaattgTACTTGCTCAAGATGTGTGGTAAAAGgtacacaaaaacaaataaagagagGTGTAATTGCTTTTCTTATTTGTGGTAAAGGGTACAAGAAAACATTTTGCTCTTCTAAAGAATCTGAACCCCTCTACACATATCTACGAACCGATTATGCAACCAAACTCCAAAGG is from Camelina sativa cultivar DH55 chromosome 20, Cs, whole genome shotgun sequence and encodes:
- the LOC104768643 gene encoding uncharacterized protein LOC104768643, with protein sequence MESETLVESAIRVLNTSDPYEKAKLGDSIAVKWLQGEIAETYDPTVDLSVPDRPARVPMKLVSPSLMPKLGRAGSLQSRQAIVHSLVHTESWAIDLSWDIIARFGKQEKMPRDFFTDFVLVAQDEGRHFTLLAARLEEIGSSYGALPAHDGLWDSATATSQDLLARLAIEHCVHEARGLDVLPTTISRFRNGGDHETADLLEKVVYPEEITHCAAGVKWFKYLCERSKNPECTISSKESDESNEEVIEKFHSVVREHFRGPLKPPFNAEARKAAGFGPQWYEPLAVKESTA
- the LOC104768644 gene encoding 3-ketoacyl-CoA synthase 19; the protein is MELFSLPSLFLLSTLFVFYIFKFVYKRRNQRNCFMLHYECYKGMDERKLDTETCAKVVQRNKNLGLEEYRFLLRTMASSGIGEETYGPRNVLEGREDSPTLRDAHSEMDEIMFDTLDKLFQKTKGLVSPSDIDILVVNVSLFAPSPSLTSRVINRYKMREDIRSFNLSGLGCSASVISIDIVQRIFETRENAIALVVSTETMGPHWYCGRDRSMMLSNCLFRAGGSSVLLTNAARFKNRALMKLVTVVRAHVGADDEAYSCCIQMEDGDGHPGFLLTKHLKKAAGRALTKNLQVLLPRVLPIKELIRYAIVRAVKRRITRKREPGSSGIGLNLKTGLQHFCIHPGGRAIIEGVGKSLGLTEFDIEPARMALHRFGNTSSGGLWYVLGYMEAKNRLKKGHKILMMSMGAGFESNNCVWEVLKDLGDKNVWEDSVDRYPELSRIPNPFVEKYDWINDDTMSFIRVD